A region from the Hydrogenimonas sp. genome encodes:
- a CDS encoding rod shape-determining protein rodA — MKHFLMFDRRILTHFDFFLILLILPLILTSLYLVNEISSALFRKELLYTAIGFVVFFICFLIPWRSIRWLIPIFYWLTILLLLSVDIFGVTRLGAQRWLEIPFVGLTIQPSELFKPAFILMLAYLVQENPPRQGGYGLKEFGKFSFYILLPFVLIAKEPDLGTALVLLIIGYGVLFLVGVKWKIWAGIAITLAVAAPFLYSSLHDYQKKRIHDFLAEKPSYHVQQSIIAIGSGGMTGKPKEEATQTQLKFLPIASSDFIFAYFVERFGFAGAAGLILLYAMLILHILSLGIHARGDYYIKVTAYGIAFLLFVYTGVNILMTMGLAPVVGVPLPLLSHGGSSFINFMLLFGILENFLAFRFNFLYNSGSKVNFL, encoded by the coding sequence ATGAAACATTTCCTGATGTTCGACAGGCGCATTTTAACACATTTCGATTTTTTTCTCATCCTTCTTATCCTGCCGCTCATTCTCACATCGTTATACCTGGTAAACGAAATCAGTTCCGCCCTCTTCCGCAAGGAGCTTCTCTATACCGCTATAGGTTTCGTCGTCTTCTTCATCTGTTTCCTGATTCCCTGGAGATCCATAAGATGGCTGATACCCATTTTCTACTGGCTCACCATACTCCTGCTGCTCAGTGTCGATATTTTCGGTGTCACCAGGCTCGGTGCGCAGCGCTGGCTGGAGATCCCCTTCGTCGGCCTGACGATACAGCCCTCGGAGCTCTTCAAGCCGGCCTTCATCCTGATGCTGGCGTACCTTGTTCAGGAGAACCCTCCCCGGCAGGGCGGCTACGGCCTGAAAGAGTTCGGAAAGTTCTCCTTCTACATACTTCTGCCGTTCGTGCTGATAGCCAAGGAGCCCGACCTGGGCACCGCTCTTGTACTCCTGATAATCGGATACGGCGTACTCTTTCTCGTAGGTGTGAAGTGGAAAATCTGGGCCGGTATAGCGATAACCCTCGCCGTGGCGGCACCCTTTTTGTACAGCAGTCTCCATGACTACCAGAAGAAGAGAATACACGACTTTCTTGCCGAAAAACCGAGCTACCATGTTCAGCAGTCGATCATAGCGATCGGGTCCGGGGGCATGACGGGCAAGCCGAAAGAGGAGGCGACACAGACACAGCTGAAATTTCTGCCTATCGCTTCGAGCGATTTCATCTTCGCATACTTCGTAGAGCGCTTCGGTTTCGCCGGAGCTGCGGGGCTGATACTTCTTTATGCTATGCTTATACTCCATATTCTCAGTCTCGGAATACACGCCAGGGGAGACTACTACATAAAAGTTACCGCATACGGCATAGCTTTTCTGCTTTTTGTCTACACCGGTGTGAACATTCTTATGACCATGGGGCTCGCACCTGTAGTCGGAGTTCCACTCCCGCTGTTGAGCCACGGGGGGAGCAGTTTCATAAATTTCATGCTTCTTTTCGGAATTTTGGAAAATTTTCTTGCTTTTCGGTTCAATTTCTTGTATAATTCCGGCTCTAAAGTTAATTTTCTTTAG
- a CDS encoding ribosomal large subunit pseudouridine synthase D — MRRESLTGRLVAEGEGRLDRILHSRLGGSRSQVEQLIKRGFVKVGGKEITKAGYRVTEGAEIEYTIPPEPERESVVVDFDVPVIYEDEYILVVNKPSGLVVHPAPSVKGPTLVDWLKARGVSLSTISGEERHGIVHRLDRETSGAMVVAKSNDVHEELSRQLQDRSMGRYYIAVVDYPLKESGVVEGPIGRNPANRLKMGVVSGGKPAKTRFEKLLQSENTPFELVAAKLFTGRTHQIRVHLASIGRHIAGDGLYGFKSGRGKIERILLHAFVLYLRHPKTGRKIRFTADIPDSMKRSIESYFDKEKLDEILDPCALLRRFDDDCRGMRTEERNARGTEGKKRPSQGGVHKDAE, encoded by the coding sequence ATGAGAAGAGAGAGTTTAACCGGACGTCTGGTCGCAGAGGGCGAAGGGAGGCTGGACCGTATTCTGCACTCCCGCCTCGGCGGTTCCCGCAGCCAGGTGGAGCAGCTGATTAAAAGAGGGTTCGTCAAAGTCGGCGGAAAAGAGATAACCAAAGCGGGCTACAGGGTCACCGAAGGGGCGGAGATAGAGTATACGATCCCTCCGGAGCCTGAAAGGGAGAGTGTCGTCGTAGATTTCGACGTTCCGGTGATTTACGAAGATGAATATATTCTGGTCGTCAACAAACCCTCCGGTCTTGTGGTGCATCCGGCCCCGAGCGTAAAGGGGCCGACACTTGTGGATTGGCTGAAGGCGAGAGGGGTCTCCCTCTCCACCATTAGCGGCGAAGAGCGCCACGGCATCGTACACCGACTCGACAGGGAGACAAGCGGTGCGATGGTTGTAGCCAAGAGCAACGATGTGCATGAAGAGCTCTCGCGCCAGCTCCAGGATAGAAGCATGGGGCGCTACTATATCGCGGTTGTGGACTACCCGTTGAAAGAGTCGGGGGTGGTAGAGGGGCCTATAGGAAGAAACCCGGCGAACAGGCTGAAGATGGGTGTCGTCTCCGGGGGGAAGCCGGCGAAAACCCGTTTCGAAAAACTGCTTCAATCCGAAAATACCCCGTTCGAACTCGTGGCGGCCAAACTCTTTACAGGCCGGACCCACCAGATAAGGGTGCATCTAGCATCGATCGGACGCCATATAGCGGGTGACGGTTTATACGGTTTTAAGAGCGGCAGAGGTAAAATAGAACGTATTTTGCTGCACGCTTTCGTGCTCTATCTCAGACATCCGAAAACAGGTAGAAAGATACGTTTTACCGCCGATATTCCCGACTCTATGAAAAGATCGATCGAGAGCTATTTTGACAAGGAGAAACTAGATGAAATACTGGATCCGTGCGCTCTGCTTCGGCGCTTTGATGATGATTGCCGGGGGATGCGCACAGAAGAGCGTAACGCCCGAGGTACCGAAGGTAAGAAGCGACCTTCCCAAGGTGGAGTCCATAAAGACGCTGAGTGA
- a CDS encoding cell division protein FtsX, with the protein MRSARHHLALILPLFAILFSVEYLLVFDRITGSYETRLKENYSLILVADRSVKLSDLSHCDTLIEKVEPIDAQKVLRKIKGDMQSIDLEKIKAIMPLFFSIKLKRYADGRRVEKLKSELLSIDGVKDVHIFEKVHERLYAMLLFMKSSFTVFGALIGVISLLLLMKQMTIWQFEHKERMQIMALFGAPLWLRSGVLFRLAVTDALVALILVVSAILYLANYPGVASLLEDMDLDPALLFRPDDVALLAAISFSIALLSAAWVVIRFKEE; encoded by the coding sequence ATGAGATCCGCTAGGCACCATCTCGCACTTATTCTACCTCTTTTCGCGATACTCTTCTCGGTCGAATACCTGCTGGTTTTCGACCGCATAACGGGGAGCTACGAGACCAGGCTAAAGGAGAACTATTCGCTTATTCTGGTGGCGGACAGGTCTGTAAAGCTTTCGGATCTGTCACACTGCGATACGCTGATAGAGAAGGTCGAGCCTATAGATGCTCAAAAGGTTTTGCGTAAGATAAAAGGGGATATGCAGAGTATCGACCTGGAGAAGATAAAGGCGATAATGCCGCTCTTTTTCTCCATAAAGCTGAAAAGGTACGCCGACGGCAGAAGAGTAGAGAAACTCAAGTCCGAACTGCTCTCCATCGACGGTGTAAAAGATGTACATATTTTCGAGAAGGTGCATGAGAGGCTCTATGCGATGCTGCTGTTCATGAAGAGCTCATTTACTGTTTTCGGCGCTCTTATAGGTGTGATCTCCCTGCTTCTGCTTATGAAGCAGATGACGATCTGGCAATTCGAGCATAAGGAGAGAATGCAGATTATGGCACTTTTCGGTGCACCTCTCTGGCTCCGCAGCGGAGTACTCTTCAGGCTGGCTGTAACCGATGCTCTTGTCGCACTGATACTGGTCGTGTCGGCAATTCTCTACCTGGCGAATTATCCGGGAGTGGCCTCTCTGCTGGAGGATATGGATCTGGATCCGGCACTTCTGTTCAGACCGGACGATGTCGCGCTGCTCGCGGCTATCTCTTTCTCCATCGCGCTTCTGAGTGCCGCGTGGGTCGTGATCCGTTTCAAAGAGGAGTAG
- a CDS encoding tRNA (guanine46-N7-)-methyltransferase — translation MPHIRLESFKEPALPFEADGVSFEWFAKNLEHEKEGLIGVKAEGVPFLLQLKPKGDTLLLKGEKITRPSPNTLLKKALKVYMESFAPKVLFSNIANVESARLPKPTEALKEAAGFDPSELPKRPLWIEIGFGSGRHLVYQAKQNPDVHLIGLEIHRPSLEQVMRRIELDKIGNLWVIDYDARLFMELLPSNRVEKIFVHFPVPWDKKPHRRVISDSFLEESLRVLEPGGSLELRTDSENYFRYAMEVFTRPERVKLTLKKNLEAAVRSKYEDRWRRMGKNIYEVHVESLEVSEPREERYDFSFGKPLSIGELFAKKPEKASVESDFFVHFERFYAIDERDGLIRVSFGSFDRPEHKFVLVRGGSAEYYPHAPVNTATNYKAHRMIREWVECAT, via the coding sequence ATGCCTCATATCAGACTGGAGAGTTTCAAAGAGCCCGCTCTGCCTTTCGAGGCCGACGGGGTAAGTTTCGAATGGTTCGCGAAAAACCTGGAGCACGAAAAGGAGGGGCTTATAGGGGTGAAGGCCGAAGGGGTCCCCTTCTTGCTGCAGCTCAAACCGAAAGGCGACACACTTCTCCTGAAAGGGGAGAAGATAACGAGACCCTCTCCGAACACTCTTTTGAAAAAAGCTCTCAAAGTATATATGGAGAGTTTCGCTCCGAAGGTGCTCTTCAGCAATATAGCCAATGTGGAGAGCGCACGGCTTCCGAAGCCTACAGAGGCTCTGAAAGAGGCTGCCGGCTTCGACCCTTCCGAACTTCCAAAGAGACCTCTCTGGATCGAAATCGGTTTCGGGAGCGGCCGCCATCTCGTCTATCAGGCGAAGCAGAACCCTGATGTCCATCTTATCGGGCTCGAGATACACAGACCCTCGCTGGAGCAGGTAATGAGGCGTATAGAGCTCGACAAGATCGGCAACCTCTGGGTAATAGACTACGATGCGCGTCTCTTCATGGAGCTTCTACCGAGCAACAGGGTGGAGAAGATATTCGTACACTTTCCGGTCCCGTGGGATAAAAAACCGCACCGCAGGGTTATATCCGACTCTTTCCTGGAGGAGTCCTTGAGGGTTTTGGAGCCGGGAGGGAGCCTTGAACTGCGAACGGACAGCGAAAACTACTTCAGGTATGCGATGGAGGTTTTTACTCGGCCGGAGCGGGTTAAGCTTACGCTTAAAAAAAACCTGGAGGCGGCGGTACGCAGCAAGTATGAGGATCGCTGGCGCAGAATGGGAAAGAACATATACGAGGTGCATGTCGAGTCGCTCGAAGTTTCCGAACCGCGGGAAGAGAGGTACGACTTCTCTTTCGGAAAGCCGCTCTCTATCGGTGAACTCTTTGCGAAAAAGCCGGAAAAGGCGTCGGTGGAGAGCGATTTTTTCGTCCATTTCGAGCGCTTTTACGCGATTGACGAAAGAGACGGGCTCATAAGGGTCTCATTCGGAAGTTTCGACAGGCCGGAACACAAATTCGTTCTCGTTCGCGGCGGATCTGCCGAGTACTATCCGCACGCACCTGTAAATACGGCGACAAACTACAAAGCGCACAGGATGATAAGGGAGTGGGTAGAATGCGCAACGTGA
- a CDS encoding cell division transporter, ATP-binding protein FtsE, whose amino-acid sequence MRNVIEANALKLAYPRHEPVIKSASFSVGTGEFVFITGASGSGKSTLLKSMYGSMPLHGGELQVGGIDMGSVSGSKLYKLRRHIGIIFQDYKLIREWSVEKNVMLPLIIAGFPKDVCRAQAKKLLTHVKLSHKSDKYPLELSGGEQQRVAMARALAHNPFLILADEPTGNLDDYSSQVVWDLLERANRELETTILVVTHRIPEMFNADYRHLMIENGVIYEIR is encoded by the coding sequence ATGCGCAACGTGATAGAGGCGAATGCCCTAAAGCTCGCATATCCCAGGCATGAGCCGGTAATAAAGAGCGCTTCGTTCAGCGTCGGTACCGGGGAGTTCGTATTTATAACCGGCGCCAGCGGAAGCGGCAAGTCGACCCTCCTGAAGTCTATGTACGGCTCCATGCCGCTGCACGGCGGTGAACTGCAGGTGGGAGGGATCGACATGGGCTCCGTCTCCGGCTCGAAGCTATATAAACTGCGCAGGCACATAGGCATAATTTTTCAGGACTACAAGCTGATCAGGGAGTGGAGTGTAGAGAAGAATGTAATGCTGCCGCTGATTATCGCAGGTTTTCCCAAGGATGTCTGCCGGGCGCAGGCCAAAAAACTGCTCACACATGTAAAGCTCTCCCACAAAAGCGACAAATACCCCCTGGAACTGAGCGGGGGGGAGCAGCAGAGGGTGGCGATGGCCAGGGCGCTTGCGCACAACCCCTTTCTGATTCTGGCGGATGAGCCCACCGGCAACCTCGACGACTACTCTTCACAGGTGGTCTGGGATCTTCTGGAGCGTGCGAACCGGGAGTTGGAGACGACCATACTGGTAGTAACCCACCGTATACCTGAGATGTTCAACGCCGACTATCGCCATCTTATGATCGAAAACGGGGTGATATATGAGATCCGCTAG
- a CDS encoding putative fibronectin domain-containing lipoprotein, protein MTSVGFEWKMIPSARIEGYMLYRLDPGSRDGKLKRVATISDRYSSHYVDENLKPGSLYIYQMSTYTSDGFESLQSEPVRVKTAPMVPSVSFLRAIANLPERIKLIWRPHQDMRVTGYVIERTTVAEPGKWQEIAEVQNRLSAEYIDRQIKQEEVYVYRVRVKLCNGLVSGPSTAVKAITKPLPKPPLHLTATQDLPRSIHLEWQPSPTPDVVYYKVYRSPFANAFYIYRAKTDKTFFDDRVDDDGKIYYYKVSAVDKDGLESPIPDVPVMGSTLTRPSPPTITAAKTAFSQGIIIWEPGDDRAEKYDVIRTHWEGLSRETRTFTNIYGNKFVDKFMKPGIKYTYRVVEIDRNGLRSEPSEAVELYIEPGRR, encoded by the coding sequence ATGACCAGCGTGGGTTTCGAGTGGAAGATGATACCTTCCGCACGCATAGAGGGGTATATGCTCTACAGGCTCGACCCCGGTAGCAGGGACGGAAAGCTGAAGCGTGTCGCCACGATCTCCGACCGTTACAGCTCCCACTATGTCGATGAAAACCTGAAGCCGGGATCTCTTTATATTTACCAGATGTCTACCTACACCTCAGACGGCTTCGAATCTCTGCAGTCGGAGCCGGTCCGTGTAAAGACCGCCCCGATGGTCCCTTCCGTCAGCTTTCTGCGCGCGATAGCCAACCTCCCCGAACGGATCAAACTGATCTGGCGCCCACACCAGGATATGCGCGTAACAGGGTATGTCATCGAGAGGACAACCGTAGCCGAACCCGGCAAGTGGCAAGAGATAGCGGAGGTGCAGAACCGCCTCAGCGCGGAGTATATAGACAGGCAGATAAAGCAGGAGGAGGTCTATGTCTACAGAGTCAGGGTAAAGCTCTGCAACGGGTTGGTATCTGGTCCCAGTACCGCGGTGAAAGCTATTACCAAGCCCCTTCCCAAGCCTCCTCTCCATCTTACCGCTACACAGGATCTGCCCAGGAGCATACATCTGGAGTGGCAGCCGAGTCCTACACCCGATGTCGTCTACTACAAAGTCTACAGAAGCCCTTTCGCCAACGCCTTCTACATCTACAGGGCAAAAACCGACAAGACCTTTTTCGACGACAGGGTGGATGATGACGGAAAGATCTACTATTACAAGGTCTCAGCCGTAGACAAGGATGGACTAGAGAGTCCGATTCCGGATGTGCCGGTCATGGGCAGCACCCTGACCAGACCCTCCCCACCTACGATAACCGCCGCGAAAACCGCTTTCAGCCAGGGAATCATAATCTGGGAGCCGGGTGACGACCGTGCGGAAAAATATGACGTGATCCGTACCCACTGGGAGGGGCTCTCGAGGGAGACACGCACCTTCACCAATATCTACGGGAACAAGTTCGTAGACAAATTTATGAAGCCGGGCATCAAGTATACATACAGAGTAGTCGAGATAGACCGCAACGGACTTCGCTCCGAGCCGTCCGAAGCTGTCGAGCTCTATATCGAGCCCGGTCGACGGTAG